Part of the Methanococcus voltae genome is shown below.
CATATTTTGAATTCTCTTTCAAAACACTATTTGTAACGTCGAGTGATTTATAAAGTTGTGCTTCACCTTTAAAGTACTGTTGTGCAGCTTCTGCAACTGTTTGTATTGCTTTAGCTTGCCCTTCAGCTTCAATTTTAATACTTTCTGCAGTACCTTGCGCCCTAAGGATTTTACTTTGCTTTTCCCCCTCAGCTTCCAAAATTGCAGCTCTTTTAAGCCTTTCAGCCTTCATTTGTTGGGTCATTGCGTTTTTGATATCAGTAGGCGGGTCAATTTCCCTAAGTTCTACTTTTTCAACTTTTACCCCCCAACTGTCAGTATCCTTATCGAGTGACTCTAAAAGTTTGTTATTTATGTATTCCCTTTTGTTTAAAACTTCATCCAATTCAAGACTTCCGATAATTGCCCTAAGTGTCGTTTGAGCTAAATTTACTATTGCATACTGGTAGTTTTGAACTTCAAGAACTGCTCTGTTAACGTCCATAACTCTATAGTAAATAACCGCATCGGTTGTAACTCCCGCGTTATCTCTTGTAATCATTTCTTGAGGTGGTACATCGATTACCTTTGTTCTTACATCCACTTTTATCGCGTTATCGATGAAAGGGATTATTAAGTTTACACCAGGTCTTAAACTTCCTACCACTTTTCCTAATCTAAATATTAAACCCAATTCGTATTGGTTAACAATTACAACGGATTTAATAATTATAAATAATATAATTAGCCCTACTATGGGTAGTAATAGCCAGTCCATATATTTCAACCTCTAATAAATATTTAAACAATTATTCCGTATTTTATTTGTTTAAGTTAAGTTATATAGTTAATTTAATTTATTTAATTTATTTAATTATGATATTATCTATATTCCTAAGTATATTAATATGCAGGTATGTAATTTAAATAACTATTGATTAAAATTAAATTTA
Proteins encoded:
- a CDS encoding SPFH domain-containing protein, producing MDWLLLPIVGLIILFIIIKSVVIVNQYELGLIFRLGKVVGSLRPGVNLIIPFIDNAIKVDVRTKVIDVPPQEMITRDNAGVTTDAVIYYRVMDVNRAVLEVQNYQYAIVNLAQTTLRAIIGSLELDEVLNKREYINNKLLESLDKDTDSWGVKVEKVELREIDPPTDIKNAMTQQMKAERLKRAAILEAEGEKQSKILRAQGTAESIKIEAEGQAKAIQTVAEAAQQYFKGEAQLYKSLDVTNSVLKENSKYVISENIMDVAKNFLNSKKN